In Panacibacter ginsenosidivorans, the following proteins share a genomic window:
- a CDS encoding alpha/beta hydrolase, whose product MRRYLLAIITTFVFFPLLFSCHQKKEKHAEETYDFKGKTMTNIVFAENTDHNGQKENIDLDLYLPKSAGDGKKYPLTVFIHGGGFRVGEKEDGKVFCEMLADKGFAVASINYRTGWDKGKDPCSEDTSAVKVAVYRALQDTHAALRFLAANANKYAADTNWVFISGSSAGGILSLATNYYPQDSANIFFGNMVDSLGLLNNYGNNLTTNCNIKGIAAMWGGLNSPFLVTKNNALPTIFFHGEKDNVVPYDVSYFYNCPNFYQCYGAKPLYNRLVSLGVPAEAYIDPNGGHGVYTAKFRANATADFFNGLMTKKVQTGFHTETSDLIAVK is encoded by the coding sequence ATGAGAAGATACCTGTTAGCAATTATTACAACTTTTGTTTTTTTTCCATTACTGTTCTCCTGCCATCAAAAGAAAGAAAAGCACGCAGAAGAAACGTATGATTTCAAAGGCAAAACAATGACCAATATTGTGTTTGCAGAAAATACAGATCACAATGGACAGAAAGAAAATATAGACCTTGATCTTTACCTTCCAAAATCTGCCGGCGATGGTAAAAAATATCCGCTTACAGTTTTTATACATGGCGGTGGTTTTCGTGTAGGCGAGAAAGAAGATGGTAAAGTTTTTTGCGAAATGCTGGCTGATAAAGGTTTTGCCGTTGCTTCCATTAATTACCGCACCGGTTGGGATAAAGGAAAAGATCCCTGCAGTGAAGATACCAGTGCTGTAAAAGTTGCTGTTTACCGTGCACTTCAGGATACACATGCAGCATTGCGTTTTCTGGCAGCTAATGCAAACAAATATGCTGCAGATACTAATTGGGTATTTATCAGCGGTTCCAGTGCGGGTGGCATTTTATCACTCGCTACAAATTATTATCCACAGGATTCTGCAAATATTTTCTTTGGCAATATGGTAGACTCCTTGGGTCTGCTTAATAATTACGGAAACAACTTAACCACCAATTGCAATATCAAAGGCATTGCTGCCATGTGGGGCGGATTAAACAGTCCTTTTCTTGTTACAAAAAATAATGCGCTTCCAACCATATTTTTTCATGGCGAAAAAGATAATGTGGTTCCTTATGATGTAAGTTATTTTTATAACTGCCCTAATTTTTATCAATGTTATGGTGCTAAACCTTTGTATAACCGCCTTGTTTCTTTAGGTGTTCCTGCAGAAGCTTATATAGATCCCAATGGCGGTCATGGTGTTTATACTGCAAAGTTCCGTGCAAATGCTACCGCAGATTTCTTTAATGGCTTAATGACTAAAAAAGTGCAGACAGGTTTTCATACAGAAACATCTGATCTGATTGCAGTAAAATAG
- a CDS encoding aldo/keto reductase, producing MKYKLLGRSGLKVSELCLGTMGFGTEAGWGADKQTSFEIMEAYANAGGNFIDTANIYKVGTSEKIIGEFVSNRDRDYWVIATKYSLKDNETNPNASGNNRKNMMRSVEKSLKRLQTDFIDILYLHIWDDLTPIDEVMRGLDDLIKQGKVIYAAISDTPAWIVSKGNTIAELMGWSQFVALQVEYSLLQRTPERDLIPMAKHFGMTLTPWAPLAGGALTGKYLRGDKGRIKEGSNRLNENSQRITKEVIAVAEKLGAEPSHVALKWTMQQGYSSIPIVGATKLQQLEENLKVIDVVIPDEDMQRLDEVSKIDLGFPGNFYKEEGVKLNNFGGFYNKIEKRNSL from the coding sequence ATGAAATACAAATTACTGGGAAGAAGCGGATTAAAAGTATCAGAATTATGTTTGGGCACCATGGGCTTTGGAACAGAAGCAGGCTGGGGCGCAGACAAACAGACAAGTTTTGAAATAATGGAAGCCTATGCAAATGCGGGTGGTAATTTTATTGATACCGCAAATATTTACAAAGTTGGTACAAGTGAAAAGATCATAGGTGAATTTGTAAGTAACAGAGACCGTGATTATTGGGTTATTGCAACAAAATATTCTTTGAAGGATAATGAAACGAACCCAAATGCAAGTGGTAATAACCGCAAAAATATGATGCGCAGTGTGGAAAAAAGTTTGAAACGTTTGCAAACTGATTTTATTGATATTCTTTACCTGCATATATGGGATGACCTTACACCCATTGATGAAGTGATGCGTGGACTTGATGATTTGATAAAACAAGGCAAAGTAATTTATGCAGCCATCAGTGATACACCTGCATGGATCGTTTCAAAAGGTAATACCATAGCTGAATTGATGGGCTGGAGCCAGTTTGTGGCGCTTCAGGTTGAATATAGTTTATTGCAACGTACACCTGAACGTGATCTTATTCCTATGGCAAAACATTTTGGTATGACGCTTACGCCATGGGCGCCGCTTGCCGGTGGTGCACTTACCGGAAAATATTTGCGCGGAGATAAAGGCAGAATAAAAGAAGGTAGTAACAGGCTTAATGAAAACAGCCAGCGCATAACAAAAGAAGTTATAGCTGTTGCGGAAAAACTTGGTGCAGAGCCCTCACATGTGGCATTGAAGTGGACGATGCAGCAAGGTTATTCTTCTATACCAATTGTTGGTGCTACAAAGCTCCAGCAACTAGAAGAAAATTTAAAAGTAATTGATGTTGTAATTCCTGATGAAGACATGCAACGTCTTGATGAAGTAAGTAAAATTGATCTTGGTTTTCCCGGAAATTTTTATAAAGAAGAAGGAGTGAAGCTGAATAACTTTGGTGGTTTCTATAATAAAATAGAGAAAAGAAACTCGTTATAA
- a CDS encoding mandelate racemase/muconate lactonizing enzyme family protein — translation MKIVSVKAYLQKLPLTKPYTIAYKTIVNTEIVFLEIELENGIVGIGASNPFEDVVGETPAHTLLNLQSDFIQNLVGKDIRHFNQLIDDTAKYFPHLPGTIAAVDIALHDAFCQRLQIPVVDFYGRKVDALPTSVTIGIKATAEMIGEAKANYAAGFRILKIKTGLNVEEDIERVTKLAEQFGNNMRIRVDANQGYTLEQLQTFIQQTKALNIELIEQPLPVGKETLLQQLSAKDRKLVAADESLLDATKAMQLVQEPPPFGIFNIKLMKCGGIKGALEIATIARNSNIDLFWGCNDESIASIAAALHAAYACSNTKYLDLDGSFDLSKDLVEGGFIIKDGYMHCSEFPGLGLKKIN, via the coding sequence ATGAAAATTGTTTCTGTAAAAGCATACCTGCAAAAGCTTCCTCTGACAAAGCCTTATACTATTGCTTATAAAACAATCGTAAATACTGAAATAGTTTTTCTTGAAATAGAATTAGAAAATGGCATCGTAGGTATCGGAGCTTCAAATCCTTTTGAAGATGTTGTTGGCGAAACACCTGCACATACACTGCTCAACCTGCAAAGTGATTTTATACAAAACTTAGTTGGAAAAGATATTCGTCATTTTAATCAACTGATTGATGATACGGCAAAATATTTTCCGCATTTGCCGGGGACTATTGCAGCTGTGGATATTGCATTGCATGATGCGTTTTGTCAACGGTTGCAGATACCTGTTGTGGACTTTTATGGAAGAAAAGTAGATGCATTGCCAACATCCGTTACAATTGGTATAAAGGCAACTGCAGAAATGATCGGAGAAGCCAAAGCCAACTATGCTGCGGGTTTCAGAATCTTGAAAATAAAAACAGGGTTGAATGTTGAAGAAGATATTGAACGTGTAACAAAACTTGCGGAACAGTTTGGTAACAACATGCGTATTCGCGTAGATGCCAACCAGGGTTATACATTGGAACAATTACAAACATTTATTCAGCAAACAAAAGCATTAAATATTGAACTGATAGAACAACCATTGCCAGTTGGTAAAGAAACTTTACTCCAACAACTAAGTGCAAAGGACAGAAAATTAGTTGCAGCAGATGAATCATTATTGGATGCTACAAAAGCTATGCAGCTTGTACAGGAGCCGCCACCATTTGGCATATTCAATATTAAACTGATGAAATGCGGTGGCATAAAAGGTGCGTTGGAAATTGCAACAATTGCGAGGAACAGTAACATTGATTTATTCTGGGGTTGTAATGATGAAAGCATAGCCAGTATTGCTGCAGCCCTCCATGCGGCATATGCATGCAGCAATACAAAATATCTCGATCTTGATGGTAGCTTTGATCTTAGTAAAGACCTTGTAGAAGGTGGCTTTATAATAAAAGATGGGTATATGCATTGCAGTGAATTTCCCGGATTGGGTTTGAAGAAAATTAACTGA
- a CDS encoding radical SAM protein, translating to MPERPYTYYDFTLSLCPQCLRRVDAKIVFENNNVFMLKNCPDHGFHKVLIATDVEYYKNIRNYNKPSEMPLKFNTKTHYGCPYDCGLCQDHEQHSCLTVVEITDRCNLTCPTCYAMSSPHYGRHRTIAEVEHMFDIIVANEGTPDVVQISGGEPTVHPDFFEILDIAKAKPIKHLMINTNGIRIAKDKEFVRRLASYMPDFEIYLQFDSFKPEVLKTLRGQDLTDIRKKALEHLNEFNLSTTLVVTLQKSLNDDEIGSIIEYALKQPCVRGVTLQPTQIAGRLEHFDPATDRITMTDVRQKILDQTNIFQPNDLIPVPCNPDALVMGYALKLAGQVFPMTRYVDPAILLNNSRNTIVYEQDEQLHAHMLKIFSTGISVDRVDDNVKELLCCLPHIHAPGLSYDNLFRIIIMRFIDAWDFDVRAIKKSCVHIVHKDGRIIPFETMNMFYRDEKEEIVKRLQLENV from the coding sequence ATGCCCGAACGTCCTTATACTTATTACGACTTCACGCTAAGCCTTTGCCCGCAATGTTTACGGAGAGTTGACGCAAAAATTGTTTTTGAAAACAACAATGTTTTCATGTTAAAGAATTGCCCTGATCATGGTTTTCATAAAGTACTTATTGCAACAGATGTGGAATATTATAAGAACATCCGCAACTACAATAAACCAAGTGAAATGCCTTTGAAGTTTAACACGAAAACACATTATGGCTGCCCGTATGATTGTGGTTTGTGCCAGGATCATGAACAGCATAGTTGTTTAACGGTAGTAGAAATAACTGATCGTTGCAATCTTACCTGCCCCACCTGTTATGCCATGAGTTCTCCACATTATGGAAGACACAGAACAATAGCGGAAGTGGAGCATATGTTTGATATTATTGTTGCCAATGAAGGAACGCCTGATGTGGTGCAGATAAGTGGTGGTGAACCAACTGTGCACCCTGATTTTTTTGAGATACTTGACATTGCAAAAGCGAAACCCATTAAACATTTAATGATCAACACCAATGGCATTCGTATTGCAAAAGATAAAGAATTTGTAAGAAGGCTTGCATCTTACATGCCCGACTTTGAAATTTATTTACAATTCGATTCCTTCAAACCGGAAGTGTTGAAAACCTTGCGTGGACAGGATTTGACAGATATTCGAAAAAAAGCGTTGGAGCATTTGAATGAATTCAATCTTTCAACAACATTGGTTGTTACATTGCAAAAGAGTTTGAACGATGATGAGATTGGTTCTATTATAGAATATGCATTAAAACAACCTTGTGTAAGGGGAGTAACATTACAACCCACACAAATTGCAGGAAGGCTGGAGCATTTTGATCCGGCAACAGATAGAATAACGATGACCGATGTGCGGCAGAAAATTCTTGATCAAACAAATATTTTTCAGCCGAATGATCTAATTCCTGTTCCCTGCAATCCCGATGCGTTGGTAATGGGTTATGCATTAAAACTTGCCGGGCAGGTTTTTCCAATGACACGTTATGTTGATCCTGCCATTTTGCTTAACAACAGCCGCAATACCATCGTGTATGAACAGGACGAACAATTGCATGCACACATGCTAAAGATTTTCAGTACTGGAATTTCTGTAGACAGAGTAGATGATAATGTAAAAGAGCTGCTTTGTTGTTTACCACACATCCATGCGCCGGGCTTGAGTTATGACAATTTATTTCGTATCATTATCATGCGTTTTATTGATGCCTGGGATTTTGATGTAAGAGCCATTAAGAAAAGCTGCGTTCATATTGTACATAAAGATGGAAGAATAATTCCGTTTGAAACAATGAATATGTTTTACAGAGATGAGAAGGAAGAGATTGTAAAAAGATTGCAACTTGAAAATGTGTAG
- a CDS encoding S41 family peptidase, with protein sequence MKKITFAFILAITFSQAKAQTPDSVRIFLDSALNILQHNSIYTDKVNWKIVRDSTYLLAKDAKNYNDTRSALQFAFNSLGDKHGWLVLDDQEYRNPNFKPDTSRISDNIKYVASKGPKLYNGIIDNKFAYISIPFFGGQTAEAMANFAQRIQDSLCKNVTTETKGFIIDLRLNAGGNMFPMYAGISNIYGDGLVSETKDNKGNTTGKSSIKGNGILINDSIFTALKNNCGDFSKYPVAVLIGPVTGSAGECLAAGLHARSNTILIGEVTAGYTTGNLGFLLPGTNNGIVIGVDVLRDKTGKEYLENVKPDVEIIGDDFFGQANDKKIQAAVKWLNEKMQ encoded by the coding sequence ATGAAAAAAATAACATTTGCTTTTATCTTAGCCATCACTTTTTCCCAGGCAAAAGCACAAACACCGGATAGCGTTCGAATTTTCCTCGACAGCGCATTGAACATTTTACAGCACAATTCTATCTATACGGATAAAGTAAACTGGAAAATTGTAAGAGACAGCACTTACTTACTTGCAAAAGATGCAAAAAATTATAATGACACAAGATCAGCATTGCAATTTGCATTCAACAGTTTGGGAGATAAACATGGCTGGCTTGTGTTAGATGACCAGGAATATCGTAACCCAAATTTTAAACCTGATACTTCACGCATCAGCGATAATATAAAATATGTTGCCTCAAAAGGCCCGAAACTTTATAATGGAATTATCGATAACAAATTTGCGTATATCTCTATTCCTTTTTTTGGCGGGCAAACTGCTGAAGCAATGGCAAACTTTGCACAGCGCATACAGGATTCTCTTTGTAAAAATGTAACAACGGAAACCAAAGGCTTTATCATTGATCTTCGTTTGAATGCGGGTGGTAACATGTTTCCTATGTATGCAGGCATCAGCAATATTTACGGTGATGGGTTAGTGTCAGAAACAAAAGACAATAAAGGAAATACAACCGGTAAATCTTCCATCAAAGGAAATGGTATACTTATTAATGACAGTATTTTCACTGCACTAAAAAACAATTGCGGCGATTTTAGTAAATATCCTGTTGCGGTGCTTATTGGTCCTGTAACAGGAAGCGCAGGCGAATGTCTTGCTGCCGGTTTACATGCAAGATCAAATACAATACTGATTGGTGAAGTAACTGCGGGTTATACAACAGGTAACCTCGGTTTTCTTTTGCCAGGTACCAATAACGGTATCGTTATCGGTGTTGATGTACTAAGAGATAAAACAGGAAAAGAATATTTGGAAAATGTAAAACCGGATGTAGAAATAATTGGCGATGATTTCTTTGGCCAGGCTAATGATAAAAAGATACAAGCTGCAGTTAAATGGTTAAATGAAAAGATGCAATAG
- a CDS encoding DUF1611 domain-containing protein, with translation MSAINQQPKAIILTDGLLHMSDAKTAHGLIRGTERYEIVAVIDSVHAGKDAGEVLDGKHRNIPVYADVDVAVNNIAGIRYCIIGVATVGGILPKHFLPIIESCIRKGISIVNGLHDFLNDMPSIVALAKENNVELIDVRKPKARKDLHFWSGEIFSVTAPVIAVIGTDCALGKRTTCRLVKQACASANINAQMIYTGQTGWLQGGQYGFVFDSTINDFISGELEHAIVSCWKETNAEVLLIEGQSALRNPTGPCGSEILVSGNAKHVILVHAPKRKYYEDVVGWGEIHSVASEIELIKMYGSKVIALALNTEHCSDEEALQFQQQYEIKLKLPVLLPLQQGVEKITPVIKSLMKD, from the coding sequence GTGTCAGCAATAAATCAACAACCAAAAGCAATCATATTAACAGACGGATTATTGCACATGAGCGATGCAAAAACTGCGCATGGGTTGATCCGTGGTACAGAGCGTTATGAAATTGTAGCAGTAATCGATAGCGTACACGCTGGTAAAGATGCAGGTGAAGTGCTGGATGGTAAACATCGCAACATTCCTGTGTATGCAGATGTAGATGTTGCTGTGAACAATATTGCAGGCATTCGTTATTGTATTATTGGTGTGGCGACAGTTGGTGGTATTTTACCAAAACATTTTTTACCGATTATTGAAAGCTGCATACGCAAAGGCATTTCAATAGTAAACGGATTGCATGATTTTTTAAATGATATGCCATCAATTGTTGCGCTTGCAAAAGAAAATAATGTGGAGCTGATTGATGTGCGCAAACCCAAAGCAAGAAAAGACCTGCATTTCTGGTCGGGTGAAATTTTTTCTGTTACAGCACCTGTCATTGCTGTAATCGGAACTGATTGTGCATTAGGGAAACGTACTACTTGCAGGTTAGTGAAACAGGCGTGTGCATCTGCAAACATCAATGCACAAATGATCTATACCGGGCAAACAGGTTGGTTGCAAGGCGGACAATATGGTTTTGTTTTTGACTCTACGATTAACGATTTTATTTCAGGAGAACTGGAGCATGCAATAGTAAGTTGCTGGAAAGAAACCAACGCTGAGGTGTTGTTGATAGAAGGGCAATCTGCCTTGCGAAATCCAACAGGGCCATGCGGTTCAGAGATACTGGTATCGGGCAATGCAAAGCATGTGATACTGGTGCATGCGCCTAAAAGAAAATATTATGAAGATGTAGTGGGGTGGGGAGAGATACATTCTGTAGCATCAGAAATTGAACTCATAAAAATGTATGGATCGAAAGTTATTGCGCTTGCATTGAACACAGAACATTGCAGTGATGAAGAAGCCTTGCAATTTCAACAGCAGTATGAAATAAAACTGAAATTACCTGTATTACTTCCATTACAACAGGGCGTAGAAAAAATTACCCCGGTTATCAAATCATTGATGAAAGACTAA
- a CDS encoding DinB family protein encodes MSLSIIPLLLKEMEEEAVTTRKMLQRVPADKFDWKPHEKSMAMRNLTVHIAELPSWVAMTLNTNELNFEGMDYTPTPVSSTEELLAIFEKSFAEGKAALEKASEDDLLPNWTLRTGEKIHSVRTKYEVIRMSFCQTVHHRAQLGVYLRLLNIPIPGSYGPSADENNF; translated from the coding sequence ATGTCACTATCAATTATTCCGCTGTTATTAAAAGAAATGGAAGAAGAAGCCGTAACTACACGCAAAATGCTGCAACGTGTACCTGCAGATAAATTTGACTGGAAGCCACACGAAAAAAGTATGGCTATGCGCAACCTTACGGTGCATATTGCTGAATTGCCATCATGGGTAGCCATGACACTCAACACCAATGAACTGAATTTTGAAGGCATGGATTATACGCCAACGCCTGTAAGCAGCACTGAAGAACTGCTGGCTATTTTTGAAAAAAGTTTTGCTGAAGGCAAAGCGGCGCTGGAAAAAGCAAGTGAAGATGATTTGCTTCCCAACTGGACACTGCGCACAGGAGAAAAAATTCACAGTGTTCGTACAAAGTATGAAGTGATCCGTATGTCGTTCTGCCAAACAGTGCATCACCGTGCGCAACTCGGCGTGTATTTGCGTTTGTTGAATATTCCGATTCCCGGAAGTTATGGACCAAGTGCGGATGAAAATAATTTCTAA
- a CDS encoding serine hydrolase, with translation MRSIAILLLCTIVTVTSFAQTTTVKKLDATFAQLYKTNRFNGTVLYAENGKVLYKKAFGVTDYRTNQPLTTQSSFNLASVTKQFICMSILMLQEKGLLQIDDDVKKYIPELPYTNITIRNLMTHTSGIPEYFDIFQRYRGTLDTLTNEMMIQQFVQYKPALDFETGTKWNYCNTNYVLLASIIERLSKESIKNFISKHITEPLGMKDTYVYTDIMPAVPANHVYGFSEENGKRVVNDLTNMDGVVGDGNLYSSVEDLFKWDQSLYTEKLVKKTTLEQAFKPVHLKNDSTYPYGFGWFIDKENERYTHTGGWAGFRNIICRDVKNKHTLIVLSSGDNTLGIQAAKAIFHNDTVNIPATFLITNVKLIDGTGTPARNAAVRIEDNTILAVGDLKPFDGETVIDGNGKVLAPGFIDSHSHLEGSLSKYPEAIAALNQGITTIVAGQDGESDPVDSIKAEFEKVPAAINVATYTGHTTIREMVMGADNLGRPASSAELEKMKILLNAELQKGSLGLSSGLEYEGAFYSNRDEVIQLAKTTAEQKGRYISHIRSEDITMSDAVDEIINIGREAKLPVQISHIKIALKDDWGSAADLLAQLQHARAQGIDITADCYPYEFWNSTLRVLFPKKDFTSIEGANFAVDHLFDPEGSVLVRFAADTTYKGKTIAAVAKLRNETPAQTLLYLIAASEAFEKTHPGVDAETVMGKSMTDADVIDFLSWQHTNICSDGALGGHPRAYGAFTRVLGNYVRDKKIMSLETAINKMTALSAEHVGIKDRGIVAAGYYADLVLFDPATVKDNAGINDPKALSDGIVKVWVNGVLVYEDKQSTKKYPGVFIKR, from the coding sequence ATGAGATCAATAGCTATACTTCTTTTATGTACAATAGTTACTGTTACTTCTTTTGCACAAACAACAACTGTAAAAAAACTTGATGCAACTTTTGCGCAACTGTATAAAACAAACCGTTTCAATGGAACTGTGTTATATGCAGAGAATGGAAAAGTATTGTATAAAAAAGCTTTTGGAGTAACTGATTACAGAACCAATCAGCCGTTAACTACACAATCTTCTTTTAACCTGGCTTCTGTAACCAAACAGTTTATTTGCATGAGTATTTTAATGCTGCAGGAAAAGGGTTTATTGCAGATTGATGATGATGTTAAAAAATACATCCCTGAATTGCCTTATACCAATATTACCATCCGCAACCTGATGACACACACTTCAGGCATTCCGGAATACTTTGATATTTTTCAACGTTATCGCGGCACATTGGATACACTTACCAATGAAATGATGATCCAACAGTTTGTGCAATACAAACCTGCATTGGATTTTGAAACAGGCACAAAGTGGAATTACTGTAATACCAATTATGTTTTACTGGCCAGTATTATTGAGCGTCTATCCAAAGAGTCTATAAAAAATTTTATCAGTAAACATATCACAGAACCATTGGGTATGAAAGATACTTATGTGTACACAGATATAATGCCTGCAGTTCCTGCCAATCATGTGTATGGATTTTCTGAAGAGAATGGCAAACGCGTAGTGAACGACCTTACCAATATGGATGGGGTAGTGGGAGATGGTAATTTATATTCTTCAGTTGAAGATTTGTTTAAATGGGATCAATCTTTATATACAGAAAAGCTGGTAAAGAAAACAACACTGGAGCAGGCATTTAAACCGGTGCATTTAAAAAATGATTCTACTTATCCATATGGTTTCGGCTGGTTCATCGATAAAGAAAATGAGCGTTACACACATACAGGTGGCTGGGCAGGTTTCAGGAATATTATTTGCCGTGATGTAAAAAATAAACACACACTGATCGTTTTAAGCAGTGGTGATAATACATTGGGCATACAAGCTGCAAAAGCGATCTTCCATAATGATACCGTAAATATTCCTGCCACATTTCTTATTACTAATGTAAAATTAATTGATGGTACAGGTACACCTGCACGTAATGCTGCTGTAAGAATAGAAGATAATACGATTCTTGCAGTGGGCGATCTTAAACCTTTTGATGGAGAAACAGTGATCGATGGAAATGGGAAAGTACTGGCTCCGGGTTTTATAGACAGTCACAGCCACCTTGAAGGATCATTATCAAAATATCCTGAAGCTATTGCTGCATTGAACCAGGGTATTACTACGATCGTTGCAGGCCAGGATGGAGAAAGCGATCCTGTTGATAGTATTAAAGCGGAATTCGAAAAAGTTCCTGCAGCCATCAATGTTGCTACTTATACGGGTCACACAACTATAAGAGAAATGGTGATGGGTGCAGATAATTTAGGCAGACCTGCTTCTTCGGCAGAACTTGAAAAGATGAAAATATTATTAAACGCTGAATTACAGAAAGGTTCATTGGGGCTCTCATCCGGCCTGGAATATGAAGGCGCATTTTATAGTAACCGTGATGAAGTAATTCAATTGGCAAAAACGACTGCAGAACAAAAAGGAAGATATATCAGTCATATCAGAAGTGAAGATATTACGATGTCTGATGCAGTTGATGAGATCATCAATATTGGCCGTGAAGCGAAACTGCCGGTGCAAATTTCACATATCAAAATTGCATTGAAAGATGATTGGGGTAGTGCAGCAGATCTGTTGGCACAACTGCAACATGCACGAGCACAAGGCATCGATATTACTGCTGATTGTTACCCGTATGAATTCTGGAACAGTACATTGCGTGTATTATTTCCTAAGAAAGATTTCACCAGTATTGAAGGTGCAAACTTTGCGGTGGATCATCTCTTCGATCCGGAAGGCTCAGTGCTGGTGCGGTTTGCAGCCGATACAACTTACAAAGGCAAGACAATAGCTGCTGTTGCAAAGCTGCGTAATGAAACGCCTGCCCAAACCTTGTTATATCTTATCGCTGCATCTGAAGCGTTTGAAAAAACACATCCCGGTGTTGATGCAGAAACAGTAATGGGCAAATCAATGACAGATGCAGATGTCATTGATTTCTTATCCTGGCAACATACCAATATCTGTTCGGATGGTGCACTGGGTGGACATCCACGAGCCTATGGCGCATTTACAAGAGTGCTGGGCAATTATGTTCGTGATAAAAAGATCATGTCACTTGAAACAGCTATTAATAAAATGACGGCACTTTCAGCAGAACATGTCGGTATAAAAGATCGGGGTATTGTTGCAGCAGGTTATTATGCCGATCTTGTGTTGTTCGATCCGGCAACTGTAAAAGACAATGCCGGCATTAATGATCCAAAAGCTTTATCGGATGGTATTGTAAAAGTTTGGGTGAATGGTGTATTGGTGTACGAGGATAAGCAATCAACAAAAAAATATCCCGGTGTTTTTATTAAGCGATAA
- a CDS encoding prolipoprotein diacylglyceryl transferase, whose amino-acid sequence MQFPVEITIGSTKILLHSIMEPLAFFIGFRYFMFLRKRQGDVIHSENRVWILIGAIFGALLGSRLMGGLENVSALMQSANKFVYFYQNKTVLGGFLGGLLGVELIKKIIKEKHASGDLFTYPMILALIIGRIGCFSMGVYEETYGSPTTLPWGMHLGDSLLRHPVCLYEIIFLLLLWISLVQIEKKFTLQNGARFKLFLIGYCFFRFMLDFIKPTYTSILGLSTIQITSLLGVVYYYHYIINPKKLIENKVKIIMSPAPEHV is encoded by the coding sequence TTGCAATTCCCCGTTGAAATAACGATCGGCTCAACAAAAATTTTGCTGCATAGTATTATGGAGCCACTCGCTTTTTTTATTGGCTTCAGGTATTTTATGTTCCTGAGAAAAAGGCAGGGTGATGTAATTCATTCAGAAAACCGTGTTTGGATTTTGATCGGCGCCATTTTCGGTGCGCTGCTCGGCAGTCGCTTAATGGGTGGTTTGGAAAACGTTTCTGCATTGATGCAATCAGCTAATAAGTTCGTGTACTTCTATCAAAATAAAACTGTGCTGGGTGGGTTTCTTGGTGGTTTACTTGGCGTGGAGCTGATAAAAAAGATCATCAAAGAAAAACATGCATCCGGAGATTTATTTACTTATCCAATGATACTCGCACTCATTATTGGCCGCATTGGTTGTTTTAGTATGGGCGTGTATGAAGAAACGTATGGTTCACCAACAACATTACCATGGGGCATGCATCTTGGCGATAGCCTATTACGTCATCCCGTTTGTTTGTATGAGATCATTTTTTTATTACTGCTTTGGATATCACTCGTTCAAATAGAAAAAAAATTCACATTGCAAAATGGCGCAAGATTCAAGCTCTTTCTTATAGGTTACTGTTTCTTTCGGTTCATGCTCGACTTTATAAAACCAACCTACACGTCAATACTTGGTTTATCAACAATACAAATCACAAGCTTGCTTGGAGTAGTATATTACTATCATTATATTATCAATCCGAAAAAATTAATTGAAAACAAAGTAAAAATAATCATGAGCCCGGCTCCAGAACATGTGTGA